Proteins encoded within one genomic window of Ovis aries strain OAR_USU_Benz2616 breed Rambouillet chromosome 1, ARS-UI_Ramb_v3.0, whole genome shotgun sequence:
- the SELENOK gene encoding selenoprotein K: MVYISNGQVLDSRSQSPWRLSFITDFFWGIAEFVVLFFRTLLQQDVKKRRGYGSSSDSRYDDGRGPPGNPPRRRMGRINHLQGPNPPPMAGGUGR, from the coding sequence ATGGTTTACATCTCGAATGGACAAGTGTTGGACAGCAGGAGTCAGTCCCCATGGAGATTATCTTTTATAACAGATTTCTTCTGGGGAATAGCTGAGTTcgtggttttgtttttcagaactcTGCTTCAACAAGATGTGAAAAAGAGAAGAGGCTACGGAAGCTCATCTGATTCCAGATATGATGACGGAAGAGGGCCACCAGGAAACCCCCCTAGAAGAAGAATGGGTCGAATTAATCATCTGCAGGGCCCTAATCCTCCTCCAATGGCCGGTGGATGAGGAAGGTAA